Proteins from one Saccharomyces eubayanus strain FM1318 chromosome XI, whole genome shotgun sequence genomic window:
- the PTK1 gene encoding putative serine/threonine protein kinase PTK1, with protein MLLEPHRKPMTAPNNQSTKISQQSISSVSALKFFGKKLLSSRHESKLKKKASLPPDIHSASAAKSVASSSKSSSSLKSSRLTNPFVHTDSTRSSSRATGIPSSTPRANRYPSTPRHASSTKLSNERIVYNPYGVSTAGTSLSSVSTPTKKDPDLGFYLHDGDSNIRMLPIPIVDPNEYLPDTMKEVSVQMSDNFVFDDENKTIGWGGSCEVRKVRSKFRKKDVFALKKLNMIYDETPEKFYQRCSREFIIAKQLSGHVHITNTFLLVKVPTTVYTTRGWGFVMELGLRDLFAMIQRSGWRNVALAEKFCIFKQVARGVKFCHDQGIAHRDIKPENVLLSPDGVCKLTDFGISDWYHKDPHDPASPVKQCAGMIGSPPYAPPEVMYYDSKKHYDRKLQQPYDPRALDCYGLGIILMTLVNNTIPFMESCTFDSGFRDYCAAYDNFVRLHNRGFRERGNYRPGPGTEY; from the coding sequence ATGCTTCTTGAGCCGCACCGCAAACCAATGACCGCCCCCAACAATCAATCCACCAAAATATCCCAGCAATCCATCTCCTCAGTGTCCGCATTAAAGTTTTTCGGCAAGAAGCTGCTGAGCTCGAGGCACGAGAGcaagttgaagaagaaggcgTCGCTCCCCCCGGACATCCACTCTGCTAGTGCGGCCAAGAGCGTGGCCTCTAGCTCAAAATCCTCCAGCTCGTTGAAAAGCTCCCGCCTCACCAATCCGTTTGTCCACACGGACAGCACCCGTTCATCATCCAGGGCCACCGGCATACCTTCTTCCACCCCCAGAGCGAACAGATACCCGTCCACGCCCCGCCATGCGTCGAGCACGAAGCTCAGCAACGAGCGCATCGTGTACAACCCGTACGGCGTGTCCACGGCGGGCACGTCGCTGTCCTCGGTCTCCACGCCCACAAAGAAGGACCCGGACCTCGGGTTCTACCTGCACGACGGCGACTCTAACATCCGCATGCTGCCCATCCCCATCGTGGACCCGAACGAGTATCTACCAGACACCATGAAGGAGGTCAGCGTGCAGATGTCCGACAACTTCGTGTTCGACGACGAGAACAAAACCATCGGCTGGGGCGGCTCGTGCGAAGTCCGCAAGGTCCGGTCCAAGTTCCGCAAGAAGGACGTGTTTGCCCTCAAAAAGCTGAACATGATCTACGACGAGACGCCGGAGAAGTTCTACCAGCGCTGCTCGAGGGAGTTCATCATCGCGAAACAACTGAGCGGCCACGTGCACATCACCAACACTTTCCTGCTGGTCAAAGTGCCCACCACAGTGTACACCACGCGCGGCTGGGGGTTCGTGATGGAGTTGGGCCTGCGCGACCTGTTTGCGATGATCCAAAGGTCCGGGTGGCGAAACGTGGCACTGGCGGAGAAGTTTTGCATCTTCAAGCAGGTGGCGCGCGGCGTGAAGTTCTGCCACGACCAGGGCATTGCCCATCGCGACATCAAACCGGAGAACGTGCTACTATCGCCGGACGGCGTGTGCAAGCTGACAGACTTCGGCATCTCTGACTGGTACCACAAGGACCCGCACGACCCGGCCAGCCCGGTGAAACAATGCGCAGGCATGATCGGCTCGCCGCCCTATGCCCCGCCGGAGGTGATGTACTACGACAGCAAGAAGCACTACGACCGGAAACTGCAGCAGCCTTACGACCCTCGCGCACTGGACTGCTACGGCTTGGGCATCATTCTCATGACACTCGTCAACAACACCATTCCTTTCATGGAGTCGTGCACTTTTGACAGCGGCTTCCGCGATTACTGTGCCGCGTACGACAACTTTGTGCGCTTACACAACCGCGGCTTCCGCGAACGCGGCAACTACCGCCCGGGGCCAGGCACAGAATACCA
- the MNN4 gene encoding Mnn4p, producing MLQRISYSLHRRLLSGLLRAKHYPLRRVLFPLILLQIIIIAFIWSNSPQRIAADPDNGYLQSDDDDSWYGRVASSFALKDNREIQTAKKLYENLKFSTQPRWASEYTLQNDLLTVKVGPQKGTKLSSVDDLKFYDFDPRLTWSVILNHLENSNAGQEKLPFSWYDWTSFHELNKLISIEKTVLPCNFLFQSAFDKESLDSIEKELSEPLFLYDRLKYDQKLWYRAARKLDRIKETKELDKHCSKLFTPKGKGSPKDLKFNTQFRIKELYDKVRPEVYQLQARNYILTSQSHPLSISIIESDNATYQVPLQTDKSKNLVQSGLLQKYIADNVNSTNKRKKKQNQDVEFNHNSLFQKFVSDEQLNSRYKLDMKETDKSTFDKDLVYLSPSDFRFDASEKIEDLESLKMLHPNEFSAHNENYLNSLKRSITTNPALQKKFFYEAGGVKQYKGMGFHRDKRFFNGDTLINDKQEYQARLNSMIRTFQKLTKANGIVSWLSHGTLYGYLYNGLAFPWDNDFDLQMPIKHLQLLSQYFNQSLILEDPREGNGRYFLDVSDSLTVRINGNGKNNIDARFIDVDTGLYIDITGLASTSAPSRDYLNSYIEERLKEEELDIKHIPESDGETANVPKQLNDGLVNMAILNISELNDYITGEENKKHKRVPTDTNLKDLLKKELEELPNSKTIENKLNPKQRYYINDKLRLYNCRNNHFNSFDELSPLINTVFHGVPALIPHRHTNCLHNEYHVPDRYAFDSFKNTAYLPEFRFWFDYDGLKKCSNINSWYPNIPSINSWNPNLLKEISTTKFESKLFDYNKVSEYSFKNLSMNDVRLIYSNIPKSGFIEVFTNLYNSFNVTAYRQKELEIQYCQNLTFIERKKLLHQLRINVAPKLSSPAKDPFIFSYEKAMWRKLSESMNQTVLDQVTNMVHEEYVGKIIHLSEGLKYKNFTLFNITLDGTSSLVNDNTDDFIPVSDANVNPVDFKSGLNFTSNTFLDLNSYGLDLFAPTLSDANRKGVLMFDKDPIIIYEDIAYAKVVEKRKKKEKEDKKKKEEEEKKKKKKEEEEKKKKKEEEEKKKKEEEEKKKKEEEDKKKKEEEDKKKEEEGGNNKEEDKKKIEEEENKKKEEDEKKKKEEEDKKKEEEGKNNEEEKEGKNNKEEEDKKKKEEEDKKKKEEEDKKKNEEEDKKKKEEEDKKKKEEEDKKKNEEEDKKKNEEEDKKKKEEEDKNGNQ from the coding sequence ATGCTACAGCGAATATCATATTCCCTCCATCGCAGGCTCCTGTCTGGTCTGCTGCGTGCCAAGCACTACCCGCTCAGACGGGTTCTATTCCCACTCATTCTGCTACAGATCATCATCATAGCGTTCATTTGGTCGAACTCACCTCAACGCATCGCGGCCGATCCAGACAACGGCTATCTACAGAGCGACGACGACGACTCGTGGTATGGCCGCGTGGCATCTTCGTTCGCCTTAAAAGATAACCGCGAGATCCAGACCGCCAAGAAGCTGTACGAGAACCTCAAGTTTAGCACCCAGCCCAGATGGGCCAGCGAGTACACACTGCAGAATGACCTGCTCACCGTCAAGGTGGGCCCGCAAAAGGGCACCAAGCTCTCATCCGTCGACGATTTGAAGTTCTACGACTTCGACCCGCGACTCACATGGTCCGTCATTCTGAACCATTTGGAGAACAGCAACGCCGGCCAGGAAAAACTTCCCTTTTCCTGGTACGACTGGACAAGCTTCCATGAACTGAACAAGCTCATCtccattgaaaaaaccGTCTTGCCCTGTAACTTCCTCTTCCAGTCCGCCTTCGACAAGGAGTCTCTTGACTCCATCGAGAAAGAGCTGAGCGAACCGCTGTTCCTGTACGATAGACTCAAGTACGACCAAAAACTGTGGTACAGGGCCGCCAGAAAACTCGACAGAATTAAAGAAACCAAGGAGCTGGACAAGCATTGTTCCAAGCTGTTCACCCCAAAGGGCAAGGGCTCCCCCAAGGACTTGAAGTTCAACACGCAGTTCCGTATAAAGGAGCTCTACGACAAGGTCAGGCCCGAAGTTTACCAACTGCAGGCCAGAAACTACATTTTAACCTCGCAGTCGCATCCGCTGTCCATCTCAATCATCGAGTCGGACAACGCCACCTACCAGGTGCCCTTGCAAACCGACAAGTCTAAGAATTTGGTGCAATCTGGCCTCCTGCAGAAATACATCGCAGACAACGTGAACTCCACCAACAAGcggaaaaagaaacagaaccAGGACGTCGAGTTCAACCACAACTCGCTCTTCCAGAAATTCGTCTCGGACGAACAACTGAACTCCCGTTACAAGCTCGACATGAAGGAAACAGACAAATCCACTTTCGACAAGGACTTGGTCTACCTGTCTCCCTCTGACTTCAGGTTCGATGCCTCCGAGAAAATCGAAGATTTAGAATCACTCAAGATGCTCCACCCGAACGAGTTTTCCGCTCACAACGAAAACTATTTGAACAGTTTGAAACGCTCTATAACAACGAATCCTGccttgcaaaaaaaattcttctaCGAGGCCGGCGGTGTCAAACAGTATAAAGGTATGGGGTTCCATCGTGACAAACGATTCTTTAACGGTGATACCCTGATCAACGACAAACAGGAATACCAGGCAAGGTTAAACTCGATGATCAGGACTTTCCAGAAGCTTACAAAGGCCAACGGTATCGTATCTTGGCTGTCTCATGGTACGCTGTACGGCTACCTCTATAATGGGCTGGCTTTCCCCTGGGACAACGATTTCGATCTGCAAATGCCTATCAAGCATCTGCAATTGCTCAGTCAATACTTTAACCAATCTCTGATCTTGGAAGATCCAAGAGAGGGCAACGGCCGTTATTTCCTCGACGTCAGCGACTCCTTAACGGTGAGGATCAACGGTAACGGTAAAAACAACATTGACGCAAGATTCATCGATGTGGACACCGGTCTATATATCGACATCACCGGGTTGGCCAGTACTTCCGCCCCCAGTAGAGACTATTTGAACTCATACATCGAAGAACGCTTGAAAGAGGAAGAGTTGGACATTAAACACATTCCGGAATCAGACGGCGAGACCGCCAATGTGCCCAAGCAATTAAATGATGGATTGGTCAATATGGCCATTCTAAACATCAGTGAACTGAACGATTATATCACAGGCGAGgagaataaaaaacataaaagaGTCCCCACCGATACCAATTTGAAAgaccttttgaaaaaggaactgGAGGAATTGCCTAACTCCAAGACAATCGAAAATAAACTGAAtccaaaacaaagataTTACATCAATGACAAACTCAGACTTTATAACTGTAGAAACAATCATTTTAATTCTTTCGACGAATTGTCTCCCCTAATCAATACTGTGTTCCACGGTGTACCTGCGTTGATCCCCCACAGACACACCAATTGTTTGCATAACGAGTATCACGTCCCTGATAGATATGCCTTCGACTCCTTCAAGAATACAGCTTACCTGCCCGAATTTAGATTCTGGTTCGATTATGACGGCCTAAAGAAATGCAGTAATATCAATTCGTGGTATCCTAACATCCCCAGTATCAATTCATGGAACCCTAACCTCTTAAAGGAAATTTCTACCACCAAATTCGAATCTAAACTTTTCGACTACAATAAGGTCTctgaatattcttttaaaaacttGTCTATGAATGACGTTCGTTTGATTTATAGTAACATCCCAAAATCAGGGTTTATCGAGGTCTTCACCAACTTGTACAATTCATTCAATGTCACTGCATATAGACAAAAGGAATTAGAAATTCAATACTGTCAAAACCTGACATTCAtcgaaagaaaaaagctcTTACACCAATTGCGGATTAACGTCGCTCCCAAATTAAGCTCTCCTGCAAAGGATCCGTTTATTTTCAGCTACGAAAAAGCCATGTGGAGAAAGTTATCAGAATCCATGAACCAGACTGTACTAGACCAAGTCACTAATATGGTTCACGAAGAATACGTTGGTAAAATTATTCACTTGTCTGAGGGCTTGAAATACAAGAACTTTACGCTTTTCAATATTACATTAGATGGAACGAGCTCACTTGTAAACGATAATACTGATGACTTTATCCCCGTTAGCGACGCTAATGTAAATCCAGTAGATTTTAAATCTGGTTTAAATTTTACCAGTAACACCTTTTTGGATCTGAACTCCTACGGGCTCGATCTTTTTGCTCCAACTTTATCCGATGCCAATAGGAAAGGTGTTTTGATGTTTGATAAAGATCCTATTATCATATACGAAGATATTGCGTATGCTAAAGTagttgagaaaagaaagaagaaggagaaggaagataagaagaagaaagaagaagaggagaagaagaagaagaagaaggaagaagaggagaagaagaagaagaaggaggaagaggaaaagaagaagaaggaggaagaggaaaaaaagaagaaggaagaagaagacaagaagaagaaggaagaagaagacaagaagaaagaggaagaggggggaaataataaagaggaagacaagaagaagatagaagaagaggaaaataagaagaaggaggaagatgaaaaaaagaagaaggaagaggaagacaagaagaaagaggaagagggGAAAAACAATGAGGAAGAGAAGGagggaaaaaataataaagaggaagaagataagaagaagaaagaggaagaagacaagaagaagaaagaggaagaagacaagaagaagaatgaggaagaagacaagaagaagaaagaggaagaagacaagaagaagaaagaggaagaagacaagaagaagaatgaggaagaagacaagaagaagaatgaggaagaagacaagaagaagaaagaggaagaagacaagaacGGAAATCAATGA